cctgctcccgtataaccgcccggatactttaaacttccggatcttacgatccgggcgcgagacgctccgaagagtcgaccgcatagcatcttgtggCCGGTTTAAATGGCTttgttggggcatttggcaGAGTGGGGAAGGATGGCAGTGTTCATTTTAGTCCTGTTcaaccgcatttggcatttagtgacgtttgaagtgggtgggggcgtgggtgaggaattggctgggcattaattgccgaagttggcgaccgataacacaccggcattgataaatgctatttgaatttgtagtgactttttggtgtgttatcggctcGGGTATTTTTCTAattggcgtggtatttttgggtCATTAATGGCGTTGCCACTTGTCAGGTATTGGGGAATGGGTGATAGttgggaaagaagaagaagagggaaaggtaaatatgctaaaataaataactaaaattaattaaattacattacagctaaggacaatctatctacaattactacaaataaggactacaaaactacagagatatatacaaggtaaaacaaacaataattacaatacatttacacaacaataaacatacttaaatatcatttatttttaacaggaggacaactacaacaaagcaccggccggcatggcaaacgcaatgcagaacattgcgccgcataccggccggctctgttgtcccctgTGCAGGATTAGTGGCACCATCTGGGATCTTtggtggcgatggctggacttggagatggcgtgcatcgtAGGCAAAGGTGTTCATTGACGagtggctctggtccggccgcccacgttgcatctgtcgttggttggtgttggctgctgcactcgagtggcactggtccggccaccaaaCTGCATTGTCGTTGTGCTGGCGTTGACATCGAAAAGTGATGCCAACGAATCAtgatattggccgcatccaagtggcgaactggtccggccaccaggatacgttgtcgtttttgttgttgttggccgcatccgagtggctgctggtccggccacccaggatgcgctgtcagttggattggcctggcctcctcggccacgttcatcgTCGGTTTGTAATGGCGAtttgagtggctgctggtccggccacccagttgaggaggtgtttgctttggcgtgtgattttaatttgtttatttgcaggtacttgtcggcgtttggatgttgttgctggcgacccttgtctgatttgtgttggcgtaagaGACGTTTGCGGGTGAGTATTTGTGTTTattggcagcctctctcctgattctccttcttttgcaggatttgctggcgtccggcggctcaacaccaggccatcccgccctcacatatttggcatgagagacgggtgtgacccagtggggcggcaacaggcgccagcatctgtgtcgtcgttggaaatggcagctgttggttcggattggcgtgacgtcacggccatggtcaggcggcagcgtcatcagatgaggcctccttttccgtcccttggcagaaaatttatgatgttgatggcgaggcagcttcttgttggtcagctctgtctggtgattggcaggtaagtgtggatttcatgtgttttggccgtttttcgttgttgtccgtattgacgtctttttcctttgttgcagtggctgtctcTGGATCAACGATTGGCACCACATAGACGTCCCGGACTGACGGGGACAGACAGTTGGACAGCAAACTGACAGCGCCAACCGACTGcgagccccagctccagccccacgTCCAGTCTTCCATCGAGGTCCCTTTGTCGGTGGAAAGTGCAGCCGGACATAACACAGGCTTCTCCCAGCTGTCAGTCCGAGGCACTTTACATAACATATTCTCCTACGAGCATGATTCAAATAAAAGGTACCCCAATCGCAAAGCAGGCCTCGAAGTAGGCCTTTAATTGGACGTTACAGGAACCCCACCCGTTCGTCATAAACAGTCGGGCTTTGGAAGGAAGCACAtctcgaaaaaaaaaataaaaaataaatctGTAAAATCGTTGTGAAAAAAGTAAAAATGTCTGatgtgaaaataaaattcGATTGGGGCGACGCCAGTGTGGATCAGCCCATGCCACAGGCCTTCAAGGAGAAGGAGGTGGCCAAGGCCGGCTGCCACACCCCCCGGGTCTACCGCTTCAAGGACATCTACGAGGGCAAGAGGAAGCAGCAGCTGAGCAAGTGCCTCGAGGCGGAGCGCAAGCAGCGCGAGCTCCACAGCCGTCCAGTGCCCAACTTTCCCCAGATCCACGAGCGCCAGGCGGCCAAGCCCGTCGTCCACCGTGTCACCCAGCCGGTCACCCCCAACGTGCTCAAGAACTCTGCTCCGGCGGAGATGAGGCGCCGCCAGCGGCTGGAGTTTGAGTCCTCGCGTCCAGCTCTGAGGCCTCTGCCCAGCAACTTCAATGCCCAGACCTCGCAGAAGCAGGAGGCCCGtcgccagcagcaggaggagcagtgCCTCCGTAAGGAGCGTGAGGACTACCAGAAGCACCGCCAGTTGACCACGTTCCGGGCTAGTCCCAGCCCGTTCAGCACTACGCCACGTTAGTGGGGAGTGGCCTTCCTTTTTCCCGTCATCCCTTTGCCCCTTTTtcaattttgttttgtttctttgtttttaaattgttgttcaaatttgttttgttgttcGAAGAAATTAAATTACTATAATCAGCACAGACGTACACCCATGAGTACATGAGTGTGAATGACTGCACAATCAATTTGTTCGGCATACCCTTGGCGAGGGGTACACCACCAAAGGGTCGAAACGAAACGCACTACAACGAAATCCACCTCGAAAGGGTATCCCTCTGTTCGGTCTCCCAGGCGAGACCCATTTTCTGGTTTAAAATGGCTCGGGTCGGTGGCTCCATCAATCAAGTGGCCCCCGACCCAGCCCCAAGCCAAGCCACAGCCAATCCGCAGGGCAGGGCCACGCCCACGTGTGCCCGTACAAACAATTTGTTGTAAGTGTATCAATTGATGCGCCCCCGATGCACGTACGAGTGTGAGCTTTCCACGTGTGCCAGTGTGGAGGAGGAGTACGTCACATAATCAATAGCACAAATACTAAAACAAGCACTCAAACTGTCAAAGCGATGATTGATAGTGTTGACATTCGCTTTTTGGCTCCATCAAtgctttcactcaccccaatattgagtgagatgaaagtggtccgagggcagcagcaccgataagtaggcaatggagaattTGCATTggccgtttgttttagtggctgtctgtgttgtcgttggttaatggccagtgtcttatgtttgtgctgtttgtgttggctgctctgttggcGGGGGATGGAATGGGAAGGGGGAaatttgcctgctcccgtatagccgcccggatactttaaacttccggatcttacgatccgggcgcgagacgctccgaagagtcgaccgcatagcatcttgtggCCGGTTTAAATGGCTTTGGCATTTAATGGCTTTGGGgcatttggcagagtggcgaagGATGGCAGTGTTCATTTTAGTCCTGTTcaaccgcatttggcatttagtgacgtttgaagtgggtggggggggttggtgaggaattggctggtcattaattgccgaagttggcgaccgataacacaccggcattgataaatgctatttgaatttgtagtgactttttggtgtgttatcggctcGGGTATTTTTCTAattggcgtggtatttttgggtCATTAATGGCGTTGCCACTTGTCAGGTATTGGGGAATGGGTGATAGttgggaaagaagaagaagagggaaaggtaaatatgctaaaataaataactaaaattaattaaattacattacagctaaggacaatctatctacaattactacaaataaggactacaaaactacagagatatatacaaggtaaaacaaacaataattacaatacatttacacaacaataaacatacttaaatatcatttatttttaacaggaggacaactacaacaaagcaccggccggcatggcaaacgcaatgcagaacattgcgccgcataccggccagctctgttgtccccctgtgcaggATTAGTGGCACCATCTGGGATCTTtggtggcgatggctggacttggagatggcgtgcatcgtgggcaaaggTGTTCATTgacgagcggctctggtccggccgcccaccttgcatctgtcgttggttggtgttggctgctgcactcgagtggcactggtccggccacaaAACTGCATTGTCGTTGTGCTGGCGTTGACATCGAAAAGTGATGCCAACGAATCAtgatattggccgcatccaagtggcgaactggtccggccaccaggatacgttgtcgtttttgttgttgttggccgcatccgagtggctgctggtccggccacccaggatgcgctgtcagttggattggcctggcctcctcggccacgttcatcgTCGGTTTGTAATGGCGAtttgagtggctgctggtccggccacccagttgaggaggtgtttgctttggcgtgtgattttaatttgtttatttgcaggtacttgTCGGCGTagggatgttgttgctggcgacccttgtctgatttgtgttggcgtaagaGACGTTTGCGGGTGAGTATTTGTGTTTattggcagcctctctcctgattctccttcttttgcaggatttgctggcgtccggcggctcaacaccaggccatcccgccctcacataattggcatgagagacgggtgtgacccagtggagcggcaacaggcgccagcatctgtgtcgtcgttggaaatggcagctgttggttcggattggcgtgacgtcacggccatggtcaggcggcagcgtcatcagatgaggcctccttttccgtCCCCTTGGCAGAAAATTGAtgatgttgatggcgaggcagcttcttgttggtcagctctgtctggtgattggcaggtaagtgtggatttcatgttttttggccgtttttcgttgttgtccgtattgacgtctttttcctttgttgcagtggctgtctcTGGATCGACGATTGGGCGCATTAACAGGCACCGCCCGatcgcatgctttcgcgtgcgctggcgatttgggccctccacacttggcccagaccctccagatcgtcaaatggatcgtggtcggtccattCGTCATCATCTTCGTCGTCAATTGCTTCACATCGGATTCggagtccgatatggctgcggcgtcaaaGTGCGTATTTGGtgctggtgatggctgtgtggatgctgctgctgctgttgatgtcCGTagtggcggcactcctcccgtgctctcgtcccttgcctgcagcaggtttgtcaGTTTCGTTGTAATTGCTGCCAGCTTTTCTTCCAGCTCTCTAATTTTTCTGGCATATCTTTCTAGATtatgggcacagctcccatcgcactgggcgcctggctgctgctgtagctgggattggcgtggcgtcggggcatcattcgcgatcggttGCATCGGttggaccctctggtgttggcgccccctggtcgatggctggggatgatggtcgccataccgatgctgctgccgatgctgccgatccggatggtgttggcgttgctgctgcggattatggagtggctgtggatgtggctgctgctggctacgtTGGATtggctgctgtcgctgttggattggctgtggctgctgattgcgatgctcctcctccctggcgagccgctgcctggctgccttgtaggcgctgcagcccttgtaggcgctgatgtgggcgccctggcagttggcgtatttgggagcgacgttcctcggcttgctgcactccgtcgtcaggtgtccacccgcgcatttcatgcagacagcagctcgtctacaatatgcgcgggtgtggccaaacacctgacatcgatggcactgggcagggtcacgggagactccaagtctctcaaccgtgacgggcctcccacccaggcgtcgcagcttcaacacatcgaattgaccacggtccggtttgggggcgatctcagcctcgaagaggttgtattggcggctgcgatcgaatcgatcaGTGATCGCCCGAGTAAACCGGACCGTGTACCCCTCGGCCTGCATGCAGTCCCGGAACCAGTCAGAGGGCGTGGAATGGGGGagacctcggatgaggatcctcaatcCTCTGTCCTCCacaggctgatgcccgaactcgccgtgccggatgtcattggcaatggcaagggtgtgtgtattgggagtggcagtagttgtgttggtgttggctatggcgatggtgctggtgtgagtggcggtgacggtgttggtgtttgtatttgtgttttttgtttgctgccgctgctggtgatggcggccccgtcgtctggcctgcttcctctcaccatcaccctcatcgtcactcccactgtcgatgagggcgcggcgtcgttttggtgttggtgggattggtggcATTTGTGCAGGCTGGGCATTGGcacggatcgacccgctgctcgaactcgaaccaggttcggctctcaacaggttcgatccggtcgtgtgtgtgtgtgtgtgcgtggcggcccgttggcccgctcttgcgcgtcggttcttgccggctctcctccgtcttctccctctcccgttactcacGAACTGTTTTGTGcgtccgagagcgtgagaggcgggaaaagtggcgtctTGTTGGGCCTTTCTTTTGTGTTTGGCGCCTTTCTTTGGGTATTATTGGCAaggtgggtgggggggggggggaatggctgtgtctgtgtgtgtattggcGGCATCTGCGTACTCACGATCGGTGCAGTCTGTGTTGgcgtttttgttgctgctgctgatgcagccaccgtcgctgtggcgtcggcgctctacATTGGCATCgtcgttggtgttggcgcctgcgccgagggctctgctgctggtgctgctattggcggtgttggtgttgttggctgctgctgctgctgctagggcgcctcttcgggccgctctgccgccgtcgctgtggcgtctgttcgaccctcgtctggccattcctctcgTCATAGTTGTTGTTAGTTTGTGTATTGGCGATTTGCtgtctgtttgttgttttcccttattgaaaagtctcttgtgtgtgtttgtttgtgtttaatgtatttattggccaTTTCTGTCTCTTTAC
Above is a genomic segment from Drosophila miranda strain MSH22 chromosome Y unlocalized genomic scaffold, D.miranda_PacBio2.1 Contig_Y3_pilon, whole genome shotgun sequence containing:
- the LOC117194429 gene encoding uncharacterized protein LOC117194429; the encoded protein is MSDVKIKFDWGDASVDQPMPQAFKEKEVAKAGCHTPRVYRFKDIYEGKRKQQLSKCLEAERKQRELHSRPVPNFPQIHERQAAKPVVHRVTQPVTPNVLKNSAPAEMRRRQRLEFESSRPALRPLPSNFNAQTSQKQEARRQQQEEQCLRKEREDYQKHRQLTTFRASPSPFSTTPR
- the LOC117194582 gene encoding uncharacterized protein LOC117194582, which gives rise to MVRRQRHQMRPPFPSPWQKIDDVDGEAASCWSALSGDWQWLSLDRRLGALTGTARSHAFACAGDLGPPHLAQTLQIVKWIVVGPFVIIFVVNCFTSDSESDMAAASKCVFGAGDGCVDAAAAVDVPL